In Sphaeramia orbicularis chromosome 9, fSphaOr1.1, whole genome shotgun sequence, the sequence TGAAAACCCTTCAGATTCTGTTCTTATTCCGTGGGACTCACATATACAGTCtatgaaaattacattttttcactGCTTCAGGGTGGTAAATACATTAAGACAAAGGGAGAGAGATTTGGTGCTAGCCAGGTATTATGGCTTCTAGCAATGGCGAGTATACGAACTAACAAATGACTTTAATTCTATTGGAGCAGACACTTCACAGTCACTTGTGTTTACAGTTTCACCTGAGGACATAAAAGACTGGATGTCCAGTGAAATCTTAAATCCACTGTCTACAGTTTCACTATTATCACTCGCCAATATTGCAAACATCCAAGAGTTTTATGGGTTTTTCTTTTGGCAACAGATTCTATGCATCCCCAAAAGTCCTAAATTTAaggctcacattttaacagaggATCCAGATCGCATACATATTGTGACTTCTACAGAGCTACATTTACTGCATCTGCAAAATTAAGAGCTGAAAGACTGAAATAGAGCCTTCAATTTGGATGCAGCAGTGAGTGAACACTTAAACAAGATTTTGGAATGAGATATGAATGCACATTACAAGCTAAGATTACATCTGAAAAATTGAAtttaattttcattaactggctaGCAGGCTTATTAGCTCATTCTTCATAATCATTTTAAAATGGAACTATGACAGAAAAGACTAACTCCCTGACAGAATAAACACATCCACATAGATATTAAAAAGATAGTCGAGCTGAATACAAGTAGTAAAACAATATGCTTTTTCTATGGCAGAGACAACCAACTCCAAACCTCAAGGGCTGTTGTCACACAAAACCAGAGAGATCTGCTGCTCTTAGGGAATGTAATCGAGGTTGGGATACTTACCAACTTAGAAACCCATGGTACACAGTATggtgataaacaaacaaaaaagttcctGCATCCTACAGAATCTGGTCGgtattttgtggtgtttttttttttttttaatgtttcatcaCATTTTTACCATCAACTATCACGTTCAGTGCTCTGAAAGTTCTGTTGACCACCtattagcattaaaaaaatgtttggatGTGACTGCAATTGATGCCATGTAGAGTAATTGAGAATATTTCAAAAAGACAGCTTTGTGGAAAATTAACCTTCAGTCCTCATATCTGCCAACATATTCattgtttttcactttaaaatctaACTGCTGGGTGGTGATTATCACAAATTTTGTCTGGAAGAGGAAACGGATGCTTATCTGTTCTATGACTGAAATAAGTGCTACTTATGATATCTGCTCCATTAGATGAAAAAGATAAAAACCACTCTGAGCTAAAGCACTGTTTGGTGAGCAAGCTGTCAAACAACTGTTGATAAACATAACTACGGAAATCAACAATAAGGACTGCAGTCAAACTGTTCTGCTGTGCTTGTCGGTCAGCTTGATCAGactcattaaacttgtctttgaGATGAGAGAGAGTTTCTTAAAAATATCTCACGTAATTTTGTCAGCTGAAATTGAAGTAATCACCATCTGTCTGTCACTTTAGTATCAGAGCTGTGAAATAAATATAACGCAACTTACCAAAGGGCTATCAAAAGAACAACCAGAATGAGATCACCAAACAAATCAAGTAAGGCAGAAGACACCTTTGCTCCTCCATGATACCTTAATTATTACCTTTGTGAAATCAACAATAAACTCATATTTGTTGCACTATCATCAACTTGCATCCTTGATGTCCCTATATCATCTCCACCTCATCACATCTTCACTTGCATATTGTTTAGTGTGGTTCTAGATGAACCTTACTGTGCATCCACATTGTGTCTGCATAAATAATGAGCCATTATAGACCATTCTACCTCTTCCCCCTACAACCTCTCTTGCCTTGATCTTTTTATTTAGTGAGCAGGATATTTGCATACTGTGGGACTGTTCATATTGTAAACACACTCAAGCACACTGCAAATGCTCCCATATATCAACGCAGAATGTTTCATTAGCTTCAAGTGCCTTCTGCTAACCAACAAACTTCTATTAAACTCAAAGAAAGAGGAGAAGTGGTGCTGTGCATAATTTAACATACACTCTCACAGCCTCCTGCATTTCCTCCATGGCTCAGGCCCCTGAAGGACTCTTCACAGCCCCAAAGAAGGAAAGTGAAAGATTACTTTGAGATGTACTTATGGACTATATGTCAAGAAGGAGTAGGTGCAGTCTCTGATGTACACAGAACCATGCTGAGATATATCCCATTCCGGTTAAAGCTGTGAGAAGTAACCTATAGTCCCTGTTTAAATAAAAGGGATTGACTGAGTCTACCTTTTCTCCCCACAGAACTTCCTTGTATGTTTGAAATCCAAAGCTCATACAAAAATGGGAGCTCGAGCCTTCAACAAAGAACAAATGCGGATATAGCTAAGCATGCATTAACACAGATTGCTGCCATGTTTGTTTGACAGCCTAAGCTAACAAAGCAGGGTATAATACTTAAATCCTAAAATGATTGAAGAAGTTTTTCACATTACTTTATCCATCTAACACTGGCACTTAAAGAGCTTTAAATGTCAGCTACCACATTTTCCACTTgtagtacatgtgtatgtgtacatgcatATTGCAAATCCCTCTCATATGCATGGCATTTCACACTCAGCCCTGTCTACATTTTAATTATTATCCAACAGAATTTAGGAAACTGAGATTTTACAAATGTAAAAAAGGTATACATGTGAATAAATACAATCTTTTAAGCTAAACTATAAATCCTAGTAAATGCTGGGCAAATTGTTTCATTCTTATAGTCACTGAATTCTAACGTTGTAAAAATTAAGACTGctttagcaagaaaaaaaaaaaacaaacaaaaacttctgAGCTGAAAAGCCTTGTCAAGTGTAAggcagaagaaaaacagacagtGGATGAACTCTAAAGCCTGGGCAGTAACTACCACTATAAGAAAGGGATACTAAAATTCACTTTGCCTTGAATTTCACTGGagatagtatagtaaactattagtCAGTTTAATTTCTTTTGTAAATATACATTCATTCCTGACATTCGGGAAGAATTCTGCCCCATTCTTCCTGCAAACAAGTCTTAATTTGTTAAACAGTCTTCATTGTGAATATTTTGCATTTCAAGATGCACCAAAATTCTCTTCTCTAATTCTATTCCAATACTGGCACTGCAACTCACAAATTTTAACTGTCttgattgatttaacattaaattcttaattttagtCAAGACTGTTTTCAGCTTTTGTTTGAACTGTTTTAATTTCCTGTTtaatttcctgtttcctgtttgtttcctgttttaatttccttctttatttttttcttttctttttgtttaatgtttttttctctacgattttaatgtcattttatgcctttgtaaagcactttgaactgcCTTGTGTATGACTGGTACTATATacataaatttgccttgccttgccttactgtgGACAGGACTGCAGGCAGGCCATGCTAACATCCACACCCTCATCTTCCTCAGCCAGGACTTTGTAAGGTGTGTACAAGGTGGTTTTGCATTGTCTTGTTGAAACACGCAAAGGACGACTGGAAAAGTTGTCATATTGACACAACCCCAGCCAATGACAGACCCAACTTCTGAACAGTTTGGACAGTCCTTTTTTGTCCAAGTCTTCCAAAACAGACTGCAGGACTCCACCATTTCTGGAAGCCacttttcttctgtctttttaaTCTGCTTCAAATGATAATGTGGCTCTAACTTGCCCCAGTCCAGAATTTGTCCCAAATGTCACAGGCCCAAATGTCTGGATGTATATTTACAAGTGAAATTAAGCTGGCataacaaaacatgaaatatattTTGTTCATACAGTCTACAATAAAGCACAAGTTAAAGTTAATTTTAACATCACTgcttcctttatttaattcatattttctTATTCAAGGTTGGATACCACACACTGCTCCACACCTACCAGACTTCCAAGTTTGGATGATGAGGAATTGTTCCTGTGTTTGAGCAGACCGCATCCCTCCATGCCTGGTGCATCCCTGTGGTTACCATGGATACGAGGGCCACCAGCCCCCTCAGATGAGGAACGCAGACGTCTTTCCATCCGCATCACCTCATGATAGGGGCTGACACTGCTACACATAGAGGCTAATGAGAAAAAGACAAGGGAAACACAGACAGTTAATGGAAATCAATTAAAGGGTAACAACTGTAATTGTGAGGACTACTGTAAATGATCCCCATTATAATTGCAAATAATGGCTAATAGATATTAGGAATTTGAGATTGTACTGATAATACTGATAGCAAATGACCCTGTCTAAAAAAGGGTATGAGTATGAAATAAAACACTAGAATGTTGATGCTAAGGGATGTAACAGGAAAACCCTGTTATCTCTTCTGACTGGCTCatctaaactgtttttttttctaaattctctGTTCTTTGAGGAACAGTAAAAAGTGTTGACACATTCTGGGTTTCACACAGAGTGATGTATGCTGGTTAAttaacatttcattgactacttaataaatataaaagacactTGTCATGGCAAATTGTTTTAATGTATCTGTCAGTGATGAATACAGTGATGAACTATTACTGTATTGTTAAGCTTTTGTCATTGGCATGATTGTTGGATCATCTGCCAgcatttgctttgtgtgcatacTAACAAATTATTTTTGGTTGAAGCATTCATTTACAGAATGACACACTATTTTACTGCTGTCAACCCACCACTGACACAGATTAATTAAACCAAAGACTTTTTTCCATATGGACTGTCTGGAAATACAGCTATTAGTGTGTAATACATTTTTTGTAGCAAATGTTATATAATTCTGAAATACCTTCTCTTTTGAGTTGTTTTACCAAAGCCATCTGAAGATCTTACATTTATATTTCAAACTCTCTGCCTCTCCCTGTGTATATGCAGGCAGAGTGAGTCCCACTGTTCACTTAcatttgtgtaaatgtgtgtctttgtatgtgtgagtgtgtgtctgcagcTGTGCATGTACAGTAAGTCTGTCATTGACCTCCTTTAGAAGTTTCATACCTGCATGTGGTTTTCTCAAGTGAGACGACCTGGGTTCATGGCAGCCGCAGAagcttcctcttcctccctcttgaAAAGAGCGAGTGTTTCTCGGCCGTCTTTCCGATTGTTCTGGGTTGGAGTGGCAGCCCTCACTGCGTACAACACACGCCTCGCTCTCGCTTGTGGTCTCTGTGTGGTAACCCACCTTCCTACCCTTTACCaactccttcctctcctctgctGACACTTCTTCCCGTGCttcttttctctcctcctccctctccttcctctcaTCCAGTGATTGTTCCTGTAAAGGGAGGCAGGGGACGGTGGTCTCGGCTTCAGAGAGGGACACGGCAGTCTCATAGTCTgtgttgttggctgtgctggtGTCAGGGAGCAAAGGTTTTTCAACATTGGACTGGGTTGGTGTGAAGAAAACCTGCAGAGAAGACACTTATATTCACTAGGTGTAAAAATGGAAGATGATTCATTGGCATTTTAAAATGTTACAGTCAAATATAAGGAGAAGTGTGAATTCCAATGAGGCAGAAAACTAAACAGTCTACAAAGAACAAATTAGGCTGCATATATTGTATGTGTCTTTaggttgtcttcttcttcttcttaatattattattgctattattacacagctttgtttttaatgctgtaacGCATAAATGGTTCCCTTTTTAAGTTCTCTGTTTTACCAggaaacttttttgttttttaatgtgtcagcacaaaataaattgtgagtgcAACAGTGTTAAATGTGATGGTGAGTTTGTCGACATTACTAtgtttcagatttttttgctccATGTACTTCAATTAAATTTGCTGCCCTATCCTGCCATTCGTAATGTTCTggttatgaacatctaaattcaCCCAGGCCTGCACAGTAATTCACTTATGACAAACATTATTACATTACTTCCTCTCTAAGTATTTCCAAACAGAGAGCTTTGTTTCATAGACTAAATGGTTGGGCAATATGTTAAATTTACAACTTTTTTATGTGGGATGTAGTAAATAACTATGACAAATGTCTTATCACTTTTCTCACTGTTTACTTCTAAATGTAGCTAAAACTGGTATTTTACAGCCATCGCTGCATGATGGGTTCATTGTACAATTAATGTTAGGTTAAGGCTAAGTTAGTTTGTTTTGATTCTTTAGAGTCTGTTAGCACAATAACTGTGTGTGCAAGGAACTAAAGTCAATGTTGTATGCACAAAATACAAACAGTTACATTTCATATTAACTACACTATATCAAGattgtttattgttcatatcACCTAACTCTAATACATGCTTCTTAAAGTGATTACAAGGTAATTACCAGGACCTGTTAAACATGTAACAGTAGCATTAGGggacaaaaagacaaagaaagacaaCTGAGTGAGCCGATTACCTGGGAGGTAGAAACAGCCCCACTGAAGTTCTCTGCAGCAGCTGGAAGGTCCTGACCATCTGTGTCAGCATCTGGACCAGGGACAGAGGCAGATATTGGGGCTAACCCGGGTCCAGGACTAGGAGCGGGCAGAGCGTCCACCTCAGACACAGAATCCTCTGTGATGGGGATGAATTCTGAAGGAGTGATGGCTGTGGTTCGGTCCTCTGATATCATGGGGGACTGGAGTGAGCTCTCACCCCCGGCGCCTAGCAGGTCCCCAGGCCATGACCCCGGTGTGAGCCCACCGGCCCCTGGAGTGACGGTGGTGGAGCTCGGAGGTTCCAGATTGACTTCTGGGGGTCTGTGATGATCAGAGGTCCTGGAGAAGCGGTGGTGAGCTGAGAATGACTTCGGCAGCAGCTTCTTCTGGCGTGTGGACCGTTTGTTGTTATTACTGCTACCACTGTAGTCGTCAAGGAACCCGGAGTCGTCACCTTCGTTAGCTCCAGAGCCGCTGATGCAGTTGATGAAGACGTTCCGATTGGCTGTGGACGAGGAAGAGGACGCCTTTTCAAAATCCTCAGTGTGAGACCGGGTGATTTTCTTTTGCCTGTGGCTGCCGAAACCAAACGAGTGTCGAGTCTTGGAGCGTCCACTGCCATCACTAAACCCTGTGGACAATGACGTTGTAATCGTCTGCTGGTTGTTTCCATTGGCATCTGTGCCCTGTGTCAATGGAGGGGTAAGGTTCAAGTTGATGGGCTGGACTCGAGGATCACTGTTCCGTTTGTGGGTGAAACTGAGTGACGGAGTGCGGAAAAGGCTCCGGCGTTTCCCAGTGCTGCCTGAGCTGGAGTTAGTACTGGAGGGTGAAGAGGTGTGGACGCCATTTCCAACACCACCTGAAGACGGGGAGGATGGAAGGGATTCCTGCCTCTTACTGCTGCTGCGGCGGAAGATTGGCAAGCGGGATACAAGTGTGGAGCGACGTGATCCGGATTCACCCATCTAGATGTTGAGGCAGTGGGGCACTCTGGGAAATGACCAGAAACACTTAAATTTGACATGTATCTAAAGAAGAACTTGGAGATTCAGTTTATAGTATTTTGTTATTGCTTAGATGTCAGGTTTGACATTATTTGACTAATTATTggacctacggtccatggactctgtagagctttaagaaacacctcaaaaccctcctgttcaaaaaggctttttagtctcccacctgacccagggccaccacaaactgattacactctatgtattcatcataacgtactccatgtgttgTCCCCCCCAAGTCTCTCTatgtctctatcgctctctcttttctcctcctttactctctctctctctctttaaccccaactggtcaaggcagacagccatccttcaggagtctgggtctgctcgaggtttctgcccgttaaagggaaggttttcctcgccactgtcaccaatcacaagtgtttgctcctgaaggattctgttgggtctctgtaaacttaatttgattttaattgataaagcactttgtgactctgtctgtgaaaagtgctctataaataaaatttacttacttacttacttaaaaacTGGACATTTTTATATGGTATTTGATTTTTATCATTGCATAATTCAAACAAAAAGTAGGCAAGTTGAAGATTTTTACATTACATTCAGCaaagaaaaagtgaaatgaaTATGTCTATTGATGTGGTAATACAATGTCCTGAGGTAATCattcacatttgtatgtttgacaacaataataattaaaacataGCATGCAGGCTAAACAACATTAATCAAAGCTGGAGAAAGGGTCTTAAGTATGATGTAGTAAATAAGAACAAAATGTGTTAGAGAACTCTCAGCATGTTTTTCTGCCTCTTATTTGAGTTAGCTGTGAAAAATCTGTGGGAAAACCCTGCACAACATTAAACATGtaatattttctccattttgttcAGTTCACGTCTCAAATAACACATTCACAAACATCTGCTGGAGATACTGAAACCCATACATGAATTCACACAATTTACCAGAACCAACCTGAAGACCTTCGATTTACATGCACTTGGTGCTTTAGTGAGAAAGGAAACGTCTTCCATGCTGAATGAGTCAAAACAAATTACTGCCACATCCTGCAGATGCTTCTACAAATGGTGGCGTCATACCCTGACATTTGTAATGCTCATGTAAACAAAACTAGAGACTATTTTCACACTCTCAGATCCACAGTTGCAGGCTCAGTTTAAGTGCTGGCGGAAAGCTGGGATTTATTGGGTTTTTTCAACATAGTACACTGTATTAATTTTTGTAAAACCTAAGTGGGAAAGATGTTGTTTGCAGTAAAAATatcaaagtggctattgacacagtactgtggcacaaaatatcgaattgtttattaccacagagccaatcagcaccctcgtcatatcatgtgtagactggtaacttaACTTGTCACATCCCAAAACATTTCATCCCAacaagtaccaaggcaatcagatccCAAACAGGTCAGACCTACAGACAGCGGAGCTTTAGCTCAATAGGTAATGCTTAACCTCATACTGCTATGCAGAAGACTTGTGTTCGAGTCCCAGTTAAAAGAAGCGTTTTTTATTAATGCGGCTATTCAAACAGGGGTGCACAGTgccggtaggtaaatccaacaATGATATAAATCAACCACTGGGACagcattcagagtgcagaattcggaggacagcactcaatacactgaactgacacaaaactgacacagaactgagaagtaacaCGGCACGCTGCCAGCCTGCCACATCTAACAGGTAGCTCCACCCACCTTTtccagcctcaatctcactgactgcacagagcaaagaacaccataaaacaatatATAGAGTATTTataacaataattcctattctatactataaactagaagcactcggagagcgcagacctccgccaaggctgatcagtgggcccccctgcccccaaataccaccaaaatttaatcatttcttccttatcccatttccaacaaaccctgaaaatttcatccaaatctgtccataactttttgagttatgttgcacactaacggacagacaaacaaacagacagacaaacaaaccctggcaaaaacataacctccttggcggaggtaactatcactaatttgtcatttcttccatcaattgccacagtactgtggtagcaaaatgcaccaAAGAATATACTTaagtatatgccatatatcaccacagtactgtggcaataagtgGCTAACGTGTTCACGTAACAGTATCCATGGTTGGCTCTAGTACAtatgctaacatctgattggtctgtggcaacaacaaaccgatattttgtgccacagtactgtgacagtagCCATTGCCTAAAAATATACTGCTAATCATTAGACAGTATTTAACGTGGCATTTTATAAACAATATGTGGAGACTGTGAAAATTGTCTCAAACTAAACAAATGGATGTAATATGGTTCAAACATCTGATGTGATCTGAGTTTAGAAAATTGtgtataaaaactgaaaagacAGCATATGTCACTTATTAATCACTCATAACGCATTTCTTCAAGTGTCCCATTTGTTCACTTTTACGATTggattcaaaacagaaaaatcttTGACTTCTAAACTTTGAGAGTTTTTTTATACACCTCAAGCTGGGTTAATGCCTCACCGATTGTAAGCACTGACCAAAGTTCCACCGACGATGACAACAAGGACACATTCTCTTTAATCAATATTCAAGTATTCACTGCTCACCACAATAATTAGACTGATGTTGACTGAGCAGTCCTCATAATACTGAAGAAGTTGCCTCTGGGTGTACTCCCAAAGTGTTTTGTAATAAGCTTAGATTAAAACCCTTGACTGGAGTGGCTTATGAGTGTGCCATCTCCTTGAAAGTAAATTTAATAAAGATCTAAACACGGAGCGATGTCCTATTTTCATATCAGTGCCATAGTGCAAGAGATTGAATCGTACTATTAAATTTTACTATATTACTAAACCATGAACAAGGCACAAATTACAAAGTGCTGTTCAACATTGCTCTGCCTGGGATCACTTCAAGGTGTTTGTGCAAGTCACATCCAGACACTGCAGGTTAGAAACAGTTTCATCAAACTCCTTGAAACTCAAAGCAAACTTGAAGAGGTTCCGTACTGCTATGGTGGGAACAGTATCACACCATAATCTGACCAGGTCATGGCACAGTACCAGGCTGCATTAAGACAAGTAAATATCCTCCAACTAATCAGACAGAGATTACAACAGATTGAGAACATCTCTGTTATTTACGTGACCACTGAGCGGCAGAAGGAAAACTCTGACACAATCACCTCTAGAGATGAATAAAAATATAGTAAGCTATGCCCTCAAATGACTCAACCTGGACAACAATTATTTGTCATACAACTTCATTTGGAAACACTTCTCAGCTGCACAGAGTGGTAAAATACAGTATCTGCTCAGGGTATTGTTTACCCAAAACTGAGTCAGTACCAGACCGAAGCAGGTGGTCAGTTCCCCATTATGCAGACAATAAACAGGAAGTGAGATTACCTGTGTTAGAGAAGCAAAATCTACCTTGTCTAAGTTCCTCTTCCCTTTGCTCAGTATTGCAGTAAATGACAGCTCTGTTTTGTTGAATAACATAATGCAGCGCAAACACAATTTGACTTTTACAACAACCTTGCCTGTCTTCCATTTGAAGTCTAAAAAAGAGCTCAGGGCAGTCCACAGAGAACTCATCTTTCCAGGTACCTGCAGCTGTCCAAGTGcttcattttaagaatatttcttTTTATCTGCAAGACAGCGTCCACGTTCACAGTTGAGACGAGAGATGAAATGCTTGCCAAACTTCCTAGTATTATCGGGTGGATGTAAAATGCCGGTGTCAGTGCTTTGGGATATACAGATGCTCTCATAGTCAATAACATTAAAAGAGCTCTCATTcttaatagttgttttttttttagacaacaAGCTACCCACAAAGACAGTGTCATTGTCTTCATAGTgcagacaaataaataaagacaaataaaatgttTACTGTCTACAGTGGCTGATGGCTCTGGAATAAAGACATCTTTTTCACCCTAAGTATCATTTCAGTGTCACTTCAATGCAATAACAGTGTGGCACCATCATACCTGACTGCAGAACTATCTATCCATTTACTGGTAACACACTGCTTTGAAATCAATACCTCTATTAAGTTCTGCGGAGCCCCCTGCAGTGCTCCAAATGATTAGGCCATATGTCATATACTCAAGATAAGATGAAATCTCTTATTCCTGCACTAGTGTGTGGTTTGTATTTTCTTAACACACCCTGCAGCCACAACCGGCACCAGTTATATAATAAACAATAGTTAATGGGTACAAATTCCTGCCTCTGTGCAATTTTACACTGATACACGATTATCTGTCGGTATGAAATGACAAAAGGTGTGTTCAAGGTGTGAATTACTGGGTGTTTCCTATAAAACAGGTTCCCAATTGGATCTTTTTCACAACACAAACTACATATTGCAGGTAATCCATAATCTTCCTGTAAATGTAACAAAAGATTATACATTTATTGCACTGTCTGTAATCTACTTCTGTATttgactgaacatgaaaacaatacAAGACATTAAGTTTGTTTAGCATCTTAACAGTAATGCAACAGTAATGCATTAAAATGTAACACAGCTACTCTACAAAACACCCAGAAAGGTATACCAAGGTAAACCCTTTTGCTTTGGAGAGATGTGTGTTTTCAGTGGAGAAGTTATTTGGCTCCATATTATCAAAATACAGCATCCAAGTATTTTGACCTCAATGTTAATTCTTTATTTTGGATTGTTTAAGCGGTAACAAACTTTAGACAGCCTCTAATTAATCCGAGCGCAtaacaaataataagaaaatgACAGACTATGGTGGCCAACAAAGGTCAGTGTAGTACAACACAGATAATTATGGCATCATAATGTAGTAACTGAGGCAGTAAACCACTTATTATAACAATATGCATTTTCCTTTTGTCCTCTGGGTTTAATTTGTATACaactaaaatagttttttttttatacttaatgtAAATTTTGCTGTTTAACAAACATTTTTCTACCCatagatttctgaaatatattCTTTTTTTGTAAGCATTAAAGAATAGGGTATCTGAAGGTATTATGaagccaaatttatgactttGTAAACATTTCtagacatttttcaaggcatcTTTGATCTAATTTAATaccatacatttacaaaaataacaggctcaacaggcctcatagtttgCCTTGAGCATGTTGCAATTCAGTTGACGTTACATTTACATTTCTCCATGACtttcaagctgctaaagctctTACACAAATGGCTCCACTATGAATGTGGCAAATTCTTTACAAAGAATTTCTTTATAAATACTGCAATGTCACGTATTGTCTGTTAAAGACCTTTGAGTGCCAGATTTAAGAATTAATTATCATATTTAAGGATAATTAAGGACTTAATTTAGGACAATCAAATGTCAGACTTTTTAATCTGCAGATATCCTGAAGAACATTTCAACTCTTGAAGACCTGAACTGCCACTGGCggccactgatctaaactgtttattaacTTTTGAACCCAAAACGAGCTGTATCAGCTCCATCAGATAATACCCATTTGGATGGTCAGAGGTTCTGTAATGAATGTGgtgaacactgtcatcttccgtCCAACTGATTCGTCAGCAAAACCCATTGTCATACATCGTAgtatgacaaatgacagtggttgctgcttattttttgagttaatgatatattgtgctgAAAAAGCCACCTTTGCTTcccttttctgttttaatataataatctttacatttacttttaacacatgaatatctacatgatcaggaagtaaatatgacaaaatactccttttcactgaaaaatgcaaaatgcaagata encodes:
- the ccser1 gene encoding serine-rich coiled-coil domain-containing protein 1 isoform X3, with translation MGESGSRRSTLVSRLPIFRRSSSKRQESLPSSPSSGGVGNGVHTSSPSSTNSSSGSTGKRRSLFRTPSLSFTHKRNSDPRVQPINLNLTPPLTQGTDANGNNQQTITTSLSTGFSDGSGRSKTRHSFGFGSHRQKKITRSHTEDFEKASSSSSTANRNVFINCISGSGANEGDDSGFLDDYSGSSNNNKRSTRQKKLLPKSFSAHHRFSRTSDHHRPPEVNLEPPSSTTVTPGAGGLTPGSWPGDLLGAGGESSLQSPMISEDRTTAITPSEFIPITEDSVSEVDALPAPSPGPGLAPISASVPGPDADTDGQDLPAAAENFSGAVSTSQVFFTPTQSNVEKPLLPDTSTANNTDYETAVSLSEAETTVPCLPLQEQSLDERKEREEERKEAREEVSAEERKELVKGRKVGYHTETTSESEACVVRSEGCHSNPEQSERRPRNTRSFQEGGRGSFCGCHEPRSSHLRKPHAASMCSSVSPYHEVMRMERRLRSSSEGAGGPRIHGNHRDAPGMEGCGLLKHRNNSSSSKLGSLDVLNNLGSSELDEDDLMLDLDLSDDQRHRHVSREDSSQSLASCLNLLPSPMDPSGDRTVGKDNNQREPSRPTSLLPADWSSGLGLGREDEPLPPGLETLPLRLMQQDCTAVKTLLLRLRRTLQESVETSPASSLQSLPISPCSEKSLPFKDPGREEALLQQLREKDELILKLQSELESAKAALKMKDCQMTDRTTQTEHMGPEGIKAHGSAILSSRRHLISSMV
- the ccser1 gene encoding serine-rich coiled-coil domain-containing protein 1 isoform X1, coding for MGESGSRRSTLVSRLPIFRRSSSKRQESLPSSPSSGGVGNGVHTSSPSSTNSSSGSTGKRRSLFRTPSLSFTHKRNSDPRVQPINLNLTPPLTQGTDANGNNQQTITTSLSTGFSDGSGRSKTRHSFGFGSHRQKKITRSHTEDFEKASSSSSTANRNVFINCISGSGANEGDDSGFLDDYSGSSNNNKRSTRQKKLLPKSFSAHHRFSRTSDHHRPPEVNLEPPSSTTVTPGAGGLTPGSWPGDLLGAGGESSLQSPMISEDRTTAITPSEFIPITEDSVSEVDALPAPSPGPGLAPISASVPGPDADTDGQDLPAAAENFSGAVSTSQVFFTPTQSNVEKPLLPDTSTANNTDYETAVSLSEAETTVPCLPLQEQSLDERKEREEERKEAREEVSAEERKELVKGRKVGYHTETTSESEACVVRSEGCHSNPEQSERRPRNTRSFQEGGRGSFCGCHEPRSSHLRKPHAASMCSSVSPYHEVMRMERRLRSSSEGAGGPRIHGNHRDAPGMEGCGLLKHRNNSSSSKLGSLDVLNNLGSSELDEDDLMLDLDLSDDQRHRHVSREDSSQSLASCLNLLPSPMDPSGDRTVGKDNNQREPSRPTSLLPADWSSGLGLGREDEPLPPGLETLPLRLMQQDCTAVKTLLLRLRRTLQESVETSPASSLQSLPISPCSEKSLPFKDPGREEALLQQLREKDELILKLQSELESAKAALKMKDCQMTDRTTQTEHMGPEVSHPGRWSGQGSSSSSSLFPRDRRVVRGPGPALGGDLANQHLSHHHPPLHGRPQASERHTAREERHCQGVLAQSSVRTNPVPNVAPGSSNVSSAISSAHTTPPAVTQLQLPHQAANQGSSSGSAIPSLPPRQPEVVSSSSESLTPGGGGSLSGAVRRAGGGEHLPLSHIPRAVGASNSSSLHSLASRGSPSPSVSSSDQTSPPPPTPSSASSSSSSSSTFTGRLGQPPRGPLSLHSYSRKNVFLQHSLHTAELQALTQRDS